The following proteins are co-located in the Pochonia chlamydosporia 170 chromosome 6, whole genome shotgun sequence genome:
- a CDS encoding ribosome biogenesis protein RLP24 (similar to Chaetomium globosum CBS 148.51 XP_001222994.1) — translation MRIEPCYFCGRPAYPSKGITFVRNDAKSFRFCRSKCHKNFKMKRNPRKLKWTKAYRKNAGKEMVVDSTLLFGARRNEPVRYDRDLVQKTLGAMQRISEIRARRERVFYKKRMAGKRERELATARELVAKNEHLLPRMRGSEKRRLEELAAEQGLDVEELAAEHLQNAKNDNKLFGGEKRRLKVRVDGGIEGEEDNDMDMD, via the exons ATGCG TATCGAGCCTTGTTATTTCTGTGGCCGCCCGGCATACCCTTCCAAGGGCATCACCTTTGTCAGAAACGACG CCAAGTCATTTCGCTTCTGCAGGTCAAAATGCCACAAGAACTTCAAGATGAAGCGTAACCCGCGCAAGCTCAAGTGGACCAAAGCGTACCGCAAGAACGCCGGCAAGGAAATGGTCGTCGACAGCACTCTCCTCTTCGGCGCGCGCCGCAACGAGCCCGTCCGCTACGACCGCGACCTCGTCCAGAAGACCTTGGGCGCTATGCAGCGCATCAGCGAGATCCGTGCCCGGCGCGAGCGTGTCTTCTACAAGAAGCGCATGGCTGGCAAGCGGGAGCGCGAGCTCGCCACCGCCAGGGAACTGGTCGCCAAGAACGAGCACCTGCTACCCCGTATGCGTGGCAGCGAGAAGCGTCGTCTCGAGGAATTGGCCGCCGAACAGGGTCTCGATGTGGAGGAATTGGCTGCGGAGCATTTGCAGAACGCGAAGAACGACAACAAGTTGTTTGGTGGCGAGAAGAGGAGACTCAAGGTGCGGGTGgatggtggcattgagggtgaggaggaCAATgatatggacatggactga
- a CDS encoding F-box protein pof7 (similar to Colletotrichum gloeosporioides Nara gc5 XP_007283526.1): MDSNKLDSELESFRQQWLSEVRTKKGEQSAPGPSTSSASTSAAQPVSPPSPRSKKSRARVPSPVKSRKALPTVEDDDDYLHGRSFDEGPEPAGNTIDGSVRMPPEKELVSALDHYEEAMEKEALGNMGDSLKLYRKAYRLDNRVDRRYREKHFPQSHAKPHTESSSSKPATTDATTAQDQDAPVILPIKDLIASFATLQIEAAPPQIEGTPPPPCPISHLPSELLIHIMQDVAALDVGDFSRLSLVCKPFAYIVATEQRIWRHVSLGTKFGFTGMHYHWNRTVEWEALKDEEEEQEDGTLVSMRELAERRLAENVAITKSLIPDPYPTWKAIFRSRPRIRFNGCYISTVNYIRTGQASTNQATWGGAPIHIVTYYRYLRFFRDGTAISLLTTFEPTQVVHHLTKDLLHLHRDNAHAYLPSAPMQKAYKGRWRLSLGQEDGVHAGPGGEDEQLQEGDLTVETEGVDSKYMFRMDLSLRTAGKAARNNKIVWRGFWSYDKLTDDWGEFTLKHDKAFFFSRVKSYGMGE; this comes from the exons ATGGACTCAAACAAACTAGACTCGGAACTCGAGTCCTTCAGACAGCAATGGCTATCAGAAGTGCGAACTAAAAAGGGCGAGCAGAGTGCTCCAGGACCATCTACCTCCAGCGCATCTACGTCTGCGGCACAGCCTGTGTCCCCTCCATCCCCACGATCAAAGAAGTCGAGAGCCCGGGTCCCGTCACCAGTAAAGTCCAGAAAGGCACTGCCAACGGtagaagatgacgatgactACCTCCATGGCCGGTCCTTCGACGAGGGCCCTGAGCCAGCGGGCAACACTATCGACGGGTCGGTGAGGATGCCGCCTGAGAAGGAACTCGTTTCAGCACTGGATCACTATGAGGAAgcgatggagaaggaggccCTCGGTAACATGGGCGATAGTCTAAAGCTCTACAGAAAAGCTTACAGA TTGGACAACCGCGTTGATCGTAGATATCGCGAGAAGCATTTCCCGCAATCACACGCCAAACCACACACAGAATCCAGTTCGTCAAAACCGGCCACAACAGACGCCACTACAGCACAAGACCAAGATGCACCAGTCATCCTACCCATCAAAGACCTCATCGCCAGCTTCGCCACTCTTCAAATTGAAGCCGCACCCCCTCAAATAGAAGGcacaccaccgccaccatgCCCCATCTCCCATCTACCCAGCGAactcctcatccacatcatGCAAGACGTAGCGGCCCTCGATGTCGGCGACTTCAGCCGCCTGTCGCTGGTGTGCAAACCGTTCGCCTACATAGTTGCCACGGAGCAGCGAATATGGCGGCATGTTTCGCTCGGGACGAAGTTTGGCTTCACGGGCATGCACTACCACTGGAACAGAACGGTAGAATGGGAGGCGTTaaaagacgaggaagaggagcaagAGGACGGAACACTAGTGAGCATGCGGGAACTCGCAGAGCGACGACTCGCCGAAAACGTAGCCATCACCAAGTCCCTCATTCCAGATCCATATCCAACCTGGAAAGCAATCTTCCGATCTCGCCCGCGTATCCGCTTCAACGGCTGCTACATCAGCACGGTCAACTACATCCGTACGGGCCAAGCGTCCACCAACCAGGCCACATGGGGCGGAGCGCCGATTCACATCGTCACGTATTACCGATACTTGCGGTTCTTCCGTGACGGCACGGCCATCAGCCTCCTGACGACATTTGAACCCACCCAAGTTGTGCACCATCTGACCAAGGATTTGCTGCATTTACATCGAGACAACGCGCACGCGTATTTACCGTCTGCACCCATGCAGAAGGCGTACAAGGGGCGCTGGAGGCTGTCCCTCGGCCAGGAGGATGGTGTGCATGCTGGTCCTGGGGGGGAGGATGAGCAGCTACAGGAGGGGGATTTGACGGTCGAGACGGAGGGAGTGGACTCAAAGTACATGTTTCGAATGGACCTGTCGCTTCGGACGGCGGGTAAGGCTGCGCGTAATAATAAGATTGTGTGGAGGGGTTTCTGGAGTTATGACAAACTTACCGACGATTGGGGCGAGTTTACGCTCAAGCATGACAAGGCATTCTTTTTTAGCCGAGTAAAGAGTTATGGGATGGGGGAATAG
- a CDS encoding clavaminate synthase-like protein (similar to Metarhizium robertsii ARSEF 23 XP_007824351.1) has translation MVAQAQAVTVSLKDLTSGNVSFETLQQAFGPDSLGILVVKNVPQEFAQLRHMTLSYSSYLGNLPSEELEKLENVKAKYLTGWSLGKETLKNGQADTFKGSYYANCAFYVDPTLECAKPTPEFSPETFPEYLSPNVWPPENVLPGFKPAVTDLCKLIIDVAVLVARACDRFAEKEIQGYPKGYLEHVVSTSNTTKARLLHYFPQDVQNNDGTSEDDWCATHLDHGCLTGLTSAMFIDEHKVSPAVPKNVSLNGASLPPLEELPASPDSSAGLYILSRTGETYQVKIPRDCIAFQTGETLERITAGKFKAVPHYVRGVRAAVSGGAIARNTLAVFTQPNLGDEVDIESHLTFGEFARGVVAKNTVS, from the exons ATGGTAGCTCAGGCGCAGGCGGTAACCGTGTCCCTCAAAGACCTCACAAGTG GCAACGTCTCTTTTGAGACTCTACAGCAAGCCTTTGGCCCCGACTCCCTCGGCATCTTAGTCGTCAAAAATGTACCACAGGAGTTTGCGCAGTTGCGCCACATGACCCTCTCGTATTCTTCATACCTGGGAAACCTGCCCTCCGAGGAACTAG AAAAACTGGAAAATGTGAAAGCCAAATACCTGACTGGCTGGTCTCTCGGCAAGGAAACACTCAAGAACGGCCAAGCAGACACCTTCAAGGGGTCATACTACGCAAATTGCGCATTCTACGTCGACCCAACGCTCGAATGCGCCAAGCCAACGCCTGAATTCTCACCAGAAACATTCCCCGAGTACTTGTCGCCTAACGTATGGCCGCCCGAGAACGTGCTCCCCGGTTTCAAACCCGCCGTCACTGATCTATGCAAACTCATCATCGATGTAGCTGTACTAGTTGCACGAGCTTGCGACCGGTTCGCAGAGAAGGAAATCCAGGGCTACCCAAAGGGATACTTAGAGCACGTGGTCAGCAcgtccaacaccaccaaggcCCGACTACTGCACTACTTCCCGCAAGATGTGCAGAACAACGATGGCACAAGCGAAGATGACTGGTGTGCCACGCACCTTGACCACGGGTGTCTAACCGGTCTGACATCAGCCATGTTCATCGACGAGCACAAGGTCAGCCCCGCTGTTCCCAAGAATGTTTCTCTGAACGGGGCATCACTACCGCCGTTGGAGGAACTTCCCGCGTCGCCGGACTCTTCAGCGGGGTTGTACATCCTGTCCCGCACGGGGGAGACGTACCAGGTGAAGATCCCGAGGGACTGTATTGCGTTCCAGACGGGGGAGACGCTGGAGCGGATTACGGCGGGTAAGTTCAAGGCCGTGCCGCATTATGTGAGGGGTGTGAGGGCTGCGGTGAGTGGTGGTGCGATTGCGAGGAATACGTTGGCGGTGTTTACGCAGCCGAATTTGGGGGATGAGGTGGACATTGAGTCGCATTTGACGTTTGGGGAGTTTGCCAGGGGTGTGGTTGCCAAGAATACTGTGTCGTGA
- a CDS encoding solute carrier family 25 member 39 (similar to Verticillium alfalfae VaMs.102 XP_003005762.1): protein MATTFNSSGQNYDRLLEADDLTMSRGPGSQNGGDGLGPVPDITASQKMVSAMSGSLFTSLLVTPLDVVRVRLQSQRTPTSAVDFSKLALRTSTLTPAQTAELGVTACCREVFFQGNSAELCIAVPRGEGFIEPAASSAASGADCAVHEVQKKTYNSTFDGLRKIARNEGFTTLWRGLSPTLLMTIPANIIYFTGYDWLRYNPVSPLSKLSSDNAPLVAGSTARILAATAVGPIELFRTRMQAAHGASTTNHLMETFQGVREMVGTHGYVSLWRGLTLTLWRDVPFSGLYWWGYETIRARLTDMREETRGRSIDRVESLQNARRRSQSQENHMETFVDSFTAGALSGTFASIVTTPFDVGKTRTQVYRDAPQGLAGKVHAPEEMNMMRLLWHIFKTEGASGLWRGWIPRVLKVAPACAIMISSYEVGKRAFRGVNERSMTRQGEDD from the exons ATGGCGACAACATTCAACTCTAGCGGCCAGAACTACGATAGATTACTCGAGGCGGACGATTTGACCATGTCCCGGGGACCAGGGTCACAGAACGGCGGCGATGGCCTTGGCCCTGTGCCAGATATCACGGCGTCGCAGAAGATGGTTTCGGCAATGTCTGGCAGCTTGTTCACGTCGCTTCTTG TAACACCTCTTGATGTTGTTCGAGTCCGCCTTCAATCACAAAGAACACCGACGTCGGCTGTCGATTTTTCAAAGCTTGCCTTACGAACTAGCACGCTCACGCCCGCGCAGACGGCGGAGCTCGGAGTTACGGCCTGCTGCCGCGAAGTCTTCTTCCAAGGCAACTCTGCAGAGTTATGCATTGCAGTCCCTCGGGGTGAAGGGTTCATTGAACCGGCGGCGtcttctgcagcttctgGGGCTGATTGCGCGGTGCATGAGGTGCAAAAGAAGACATACAACTCGACCTTTGATGGCTTGAGGAAGATTGCCCGTAACGAGGGCTTCACGACACTTTGGCGTGGCTTGTCACCCACATTGCTGATGACGATTCCTGCCAACATTATCTACTTTACTGGCTATGATTGGCTTCGATATAACCCCGTAAGCCCGCTTTCCAAGCTTTCCAGCGACAACGCACCCTTGGTTGCAGGATCAACAGCCCGCATTCTCGCTGCTACAGCTGTTGGGCCTATTGAACTGTTTCGAACTCGAATGCAAGCAGCGCATGGAGCGTCAACGACGAATCACTTGATGGAAACGTTCCAGGGGGTTAGGGAGATGGTTGGCACGCACGGCTATGTTTCCCTCTGGAGAGGATTGACCTTGACTCTTTGGAGAGACGTTCCTTTCTCCGGTCTGTATTGGTGGGGCTACGAAACGATTCGAGCTCGATTGACGGACATGCGAGAGGAGACAAGGGGACGGTCTATCGACCGCGTGGAGtctttgcaaaatgctcGACGGCGATCCCAGAGCCAGGAAAACCACATGGAAACTTTTGTGGACTCCTTTACCGCTGGAGCTTTATCCGGTACCTTTGCTTCGATTGTCACGACGCCATTTGATGTTGGTAAGACGCGCACCCAAGTTTACCGAGATGCTCCCCAAGGGCTTGCGGGGAAGGTCCACGCGCCGGAGGAAATGAACATGATGCGGCTGCTATGGCATATCTTCAAGACAGAGGGCGCATCAGGGCtttggagaggatggattcCTCGTGTGCTCAAGGTTGCACCGGCGTGTGCCATCATGATTAGCAGCTACGAGGTGGGTAAGAGGGCTTTCCGAGGGGTTAATGAGAGGTCGATGACCCGACAGGGTGAAGACGACTAG
- a CDS encoding guanine nucleotide-binding protein beta subunit-like protein (similar to Trichoderma reesei QM6a XP_006966733.1): MYTLNNIATHHFAGPEDVYVLDVNRTEAGLAAISSDQHLSLLSPARLSDGPVASWKTEHGNLTTLRIFDGSNALVCTAGEDGTVGVWDLRLRGADARVAQFNAAQSPILSMACSPSTQTIAVGTELQNHTASIFLWDVRSTPSPKAHYQEVHSDDITELAFHPTQPAFLLSGSTDGLVNIYDTRITDEDDLTLQTFNHNSSIHHAKFLTDTEVVALSHDEQFALYDMDEGRENGDAAQSWGDLRGVLGCQYVADVMGKTDGSGAIIGAGAQEKQMFELVFLARNQGQGAKWVLDREGSVGLPGAHGEEIVRSFCFFDDAQVVFTAGEDGNVKGWR; encoded by the exons ATGTACACactcaacaacatcgccacACATCACTTCGCCGGCCCAGAGGACGTATACGTCCTCGATGTGAACCGCACAGAAGCCGGCCTCGCTGCCATATCCTCAGACCAGCATTTATCGCTGCTAAGTCCGGCACGGCTATCCGACGGTCCTGTTGCGTCATGGAAAACAGAGCACGGAAATCTTACCACTTTGCGGATATTCGATGGGAGTAACGCCCTCGTCTGCACGGCCGGTGAAGACGGGACAGTAGGAGTATGGGATCTGAGACTTCGAGGTGCAGATGCTCGTGTTGCACAGTTCAATG CTGCTCAATCTCCCATCTTATCCATGGCGTGCTCCCCATCCACGCAAACCATCGCCGTGGGCACAGAGCTGCAAAACCACACAGcatccatcttcctctgGGACGTGCGCTCCACGCCCTCCCCCAAAGCGCACTACCAAGAAGTTCACAGCGACGACATCACCGAACTGGCGTTTCATCCCACGCAGCCGGCCTTCCTGCTGAGCGGCTCGACAGACGGGCTGGTCAACATATATGATACGCGTATCACGGATGAAGATGATCTTACGCTGCAGACGTTCAACCACAACTCGTCTATCCACCATGCCAAGTTCCTTACTGACACGGAGGTCGTGGCCCTTTCGCACGATGAGCAGTTCGCGCTGtatgacatggatgagggGAGGGAGAATGGCGACGCGGCACAGAGCTGGGGTGATTTGAGGGGTGTGCTGGGGTGTCAATACGTTGCGGATGTGATGGGCAAGACGGACGGTAGTGGTGCGATTATCGGGGCCGGCGCACAAGA GAAACAAATGTTTGAGCTTGTTTTCCTGGCGAGGAATCAGGGACAGGGAGCGAAGTGGGTGCTTGATCGGGAGGGGAGCGTGGGATTACCCGGTGCGCATGGCGAGGAGATTGTGCGGTCATTTTGCTTCTTTGATGATGCGCAGGTGGTGTTTACGGCGGGGGAGgatggcaatgtcaaggGTTGGAGGTAG
- a CDS encoding FRG1-like family protein (similar to Metarhizium acridum CQMa 102 XP_007806918.1) → MVKPLSFKGDKKPKKRKRAADADRDNAEAGPSQVQKVNNDETTDDDSWVSADVATDVVGPVMIVLPTDKPSALACDPNGKVFAMPIENIVDGNPTSAEPHDVRMVWVANKISGTDNFRFKSSHGRYLACDKIGALSATSEAISPLECFNVIPTADTPGTFQLQTLRDTFITTKPNTSSKSTAPAELRGDEDKITFNTTMRIRMQARFKPKLKASKEEKALSKISRRELEDAVGRRLDEDEVKVLKRARREGDYHERLLDLKVKNRHDKFG, encoded by the exons ATGGTCAAGCCATTGAGCTTCAAGGGCGACAAGAAACCCAAGAAGCGGAAGCGCGCTGCCGACGCGGACAGAGACAACGCAGAGGCCGGTCCTTCGCAGGTCCAAAAAGTCAACAATGACGAAACCACCGATGATGATAGCTGGGTGTCCGCAGATGTAGCCACCGACGTGGTCGGCCCAGTTATGATTGTGTTGCCGACCGACAAACCATCCGCTTTGGCATGTGATCCCAACGGCAAGGTGTTTGCCATGCCGATTGAGAACATTGTCGATGGAAATCCGACGAGCGCAGAGCCCCACGACGTGAGAATGGTCTGGGTCGCGAACAAGATATCCGGCACCGATAACTTTCGCTTCAAAAGCTCCCATGGACG ATACCTGGCATGCGACAAAATTGGCGCCCTATCCGCCACATCAGAAGCCATATCCCCCCTCGAATGCTTCAACGTCATCCCCACGGCCGACACACCCGGCACGTTCCAACTACAAACCCTACGCGACACTTTCATCACAACCAAGCCCAACACGTCGTCGAAATCGACGGCGCCCGCAGAATTACgcggcgacgaggacaaAATCACGTTTAACACCACGATGCGGATACGCATGCAGGCGCGGTTTAAGCCCAAGTTGAAGGCGtcgaaggaggagaaggcgTTGTCGAAGATTAGTAGGCGGGAGTTGGAGGACGCTGTGGGGAGGAGgctcgatgaggatgaggtcAAGGTTttgaagagggcgaggagggagGGGGATTATCATGAGCGGTTGTTGGAtttgaaggtgaagaatCGGCATGACAAGTTCGGCTGA